The following are encoded together in the Pleurocapsa sp. FMAR1 genome:
- a CDS encoding DUF6745 domain-containing protein yields MNKSKITKLTPEQEEIISITKKEWIKIGLDTKSGNKEAIISAIISIYSNLGLQPPAKIEWLDPKTILRQSMYFNFTYYPEQDSPINANYYNFKIIYAIKETIDKFLDKNLQINLYNLITKPVNEAVHNSLWSSIILRVMDEVEYNFEASLDDSDLRCVGDGESGFFHFYDYYLSNYLFGIFAYYDYLDFIDLPIPNIKEWLILAQNSWQWQFKDTAKLVIRPEINLDLEQRLHNIGKPAVIFENYNLYYHHGKKLSEKYGQLEPKDWQFKWLAISPAPYIKDILVKETNIKEQELDRKIEIEKEKIFAKIPEYKNKYEIAAYSSARINRRKAFQVIKAAYSLVLKNNYFTDQKIPYTHICSSPLAAYQIIINLYKKGFIHKLMNNYIVSCLIGRVLNHIRTKPEKIFGELEKQFNLKIYKREINKYSKIEKNSIFNSIKKLLNEKNETKILNHEIFLNPEDLSFELTLFKFYLQELNTNLEPQFIERISLLEDLVDNCGWLFCFENLCIVCDRPNKIFLDERKRIHNIGSPAIEFLDGYHFYAHHGEIIPQRYGKIDPSQWSIEWISRESTDHLKQLLIKEIGWKRIVRECDIQIIDKQERHELLNIQPKNSPFSSSFNLLVDINNDDVTSSFTVIDSNINTVKTALISRPWEIIPF; encoded by the coding sequence ATGAATAAATCCAAAATAACCAAACTTACTCCAGAACAAGAAGAAATTATTTCTATTACTAAAAAAGAATGGATTAAAATTGGTTTAGATACCAAATCTGGAAATAAAGAAGCAATCATTTCAGCAATCATTTCCATTTACTCTAATTTAGGATTACAGCCACCAGCAAAAATAGAATGGCTCGATCCTAAAACAATACTTAGACAGTCAATGTATTTTAATTTTACCTACTATCCCGAACAAGATAGTCCTATAAATGCCAACTATTATAATTTTAAGATAATTTATGCAATCAAAGAAACTATTGATAAATTTTTGGATAAAAATCTACAGATTAATTTATATAATTTGATTACTAAGCCAGTTAATGAAGCAGTTCATAATTCACTCTGGTCATCGATAATATTGAGAGTAATGGATGAAGTAGAATATAATTTTGAGGCAAGTCTTGACGATTCAGATCTTAGATGTGTGGGAGATGGTGAATCTGGGTTTTTTCATTTTTACGATTACTATCTATCAAATTATTTATTTGGTATATTTGCTTATTACGATTATTTGGATTTTATAGACTTACCAATACCTAATATAAAAGAATGGCTGATATTAGCTCAAAATTCTTGGCAATGGCAATTTAAAGATACAGCTAAATTAGTTATCAGACCTGAAATTAATTTAGATTTAGAACAAAGATTACATAATATAGGCAAGCCAGCAGTAATTTTTGAAAACTATAATCTATACTACCATCATGGTAAAAAGCTTTCTGAAAAATACGGACAATTAGAACCTAAAGATTGGCAATTTAAATGGTTAGCTATCTCTCCAGCACCTTACATTAAAGATATTTTAGTTAAAGAAACAAATATCAAAGAGCAAGAATTAGATAGAAAAATAGAAATAGAGAAAGAGAAAATATTTGCTAAAATACCAGAATATAAAAATAAATATGAAATTGCTGCTTATTCTTCAGCTAGAATAAATAGAAGAAAAGCATTTCAAGTAATAAAAGCTGCATATTCTTTAGTTCTAAAAAATAATTACTTTACTGACCAAAAAATACCATATACACATATTTGCTCTAGTCCTCTTGCAGCTTACCAAATAATTATCAACTTATATAAAAAAGGATTTATACACAAGTTAATGAACAACTATATAGTTAGTTGTCTTATAGGTAGAGTGCTTAATCATATAAGAACAAAGCCAGAAAAAATATTTGGTGAGCTTGAAAAACAATTCAATCTGAAAATTTATAAAAGAGAAATAAATAAATATTCAAAAATAGAGAAGAATAGTATTTTTAATAGTATAAAAAAGTTATTGAATGAAAAAAATGAGACTAAAATATTAAATCATGAAATATTTCTCAATCCTGAAGATTTATCTTTTGAATTGACTTTGTTTAAGTTTTATCTTCAAGAGCTTAATACTAATCTTGAACCTCAATTCATAGAAAGAATTTCTTTACTTGAGGATTTAGTCGATAATTGTGGCTGGCTTTTTTGTTTTGAAAACTTGTGCATTGTTTGCGATCGCCCAAACAAAATCTTTTTAGACGAGCGAAAACGCATTCATAATATTGGTTCTCCCGCAATAGAATTTCTTGATGGCTATCATTTTTACGCTCATCATGGCGAAATAATTCCTCAGAGATATGGAAAAATAGATCCTAGCCAATGGAGTATTGAATGGATTTCAAGGGAATCAACCGATCACTTAAAACAATTGTTAATAAAAGAAATAGGTTGGAAGCGTATTGTTCGAGAATGTGATATTCAAATTATAGACAAACAAGAAAGACACGAACTATTAAATATACAACCTAAAAATAGTCCTTTTAGTTCATCATTTAATCTTTTAGTAGATATTAATAATGACGATGTAACATCTAGTTTTACGGTCATAGACTCTAATATTAATACAGTAAAAACTGCTTTAATCTCTCGTCCTTGGGAGATTATACCCTTTTAA
- a CDS encoding Uma2 family endonuclease, with protein MVSTTYKWSIDRWHELVDSGVLEGQRVELLEGDIVEMSPEGVEHSFTNESIVIYLRNKLSQLAHVKESHPITLDNSEPEPDIAIVRLPLTIYRTRHPYVEDIYWLIEVSQRTLNKDLQQKVTIYARNSISEYWVIDLKNKKLIIHTQPRQDKYLQVVEYQSGTVTPQAFPNIEIAIDKLLLY; from the coding sequence ATGGTTTCAACAACTTATAAATGGTCGATAGATAGATGGCACGAACTAGTGGACTCTGGAGTGTTGGAAGGACAAAGGGTGGAGTTGTTGGAAGGAGATATAGTTGAGATGAGTCCCGAAGGTGTCGAGCATAGTTTTACTAATGAGAGTATAGTTATTTATTTGCGAAACAAGCTATCTCAATTAGCTCATGTTAAAGAATCCCATCCTATCACTTTAGACAACTCCGAACCCGAACCAGATATTGCTATTGTTAGATTGCCTTTAACTATTTATCGTACTCGTCATCCCTATGTAGAAGATATTTATTGGTTAATTGAGGTGTCTCAACGAACACTTAATAAAGATCTGCAACAGAAAGTTACTATTTATGCCCGTAATAGTATCTCTGAATATTGGGTAATCGATCTAAAAAATAAGAAGTTAATTATTCACACTCAACCCCGTCAAGATAAATACTTGCAAGTAGTTGAATATCAATCGGGAACAGTAACGCCTCAAGCCTTTCCCAATATTGAGATTGCGATCGATAAGTTACTGTTGTATTGA
- a CDS encoding DsbA family protein — protein MSIPIPRRSSGYKLGDANAPITVEMFFDLECPFSKKGWQTFLQVIAAYSAEQVHFIFQPMTLSNHRQSWDVTKAAIGVAENNTQKFIDFVNYVFDHQKEFAGDAFKDKTQTDLHYLLADYALDATEWSDKDKFIELLNSKEIYNQARTPARYAAFRGVWSTPTFFINGAPATDLSSQTNLQEWQKAIDSLL, from the coding sequence ATGTCTATTCCCATTCCTCGAAGATCCAGTGGCTATAAGCTGGGTGATGCTAATGCACCTATCACTGTAGAAATGTTTTTCGATCTTGAGTGTCCTTTTTCTAAAAAAGGTTGGCAGACATTCTTGCAGGTAATTGCCGCTTATTCTGCTGAACAGGTACACTTCATATTTCAGCCAATGACATTGAGCAATCATCGCCAGAGTTGGGATGTAACCAAAGCAGCGATCGGCGTGGCAGAAAATAACACTCAGAAATTTATTGATTTTGTCAACTATGTTTTTGACCATCAAAAAGAATTTGCAGGGGATGCTTTTAAAGATAAAACCCAAACAGACTTGCATTATCTTTTAGCCGATTATGCCCTCGATGCTACAGAATGGTCAGACAAAGACAAGTTTATTGAACTATTAAACAGCAAAGAAATATATAACCAAGCAAGGACACCTGCACGATATGCAGCATTCAGAGGAGTTTGGTCTACCCCGACTTTTTTTATTAATGGTGCGCCAGCAACCGATCTATCATCTCAAACAAATTTACAGGAGTGGCAAAAGGCGATCGATTCACTCTTATGA